In Ignavibacteria bacterium, the DNA window AGGTATTGAGGTGGAAAGCTTTTATCGCAAATTTTATCATAGCCATGGAAAAGATCTTTTGCTCCCCGTAATGCTTTTTCATAGTAATACCAAATTGCGGTAATTGATTGTCCAGCACAGTGTCCATTAGGAGAAATGTAAGAACCCCAATTAGGAAATTCCCAATCATCGTAGCCTGGGTCGAAGCCTGTTGCAATCACAGGATGTCCGGCTAATTTTGATTCAAGTATGCTTGCGATGATCAGAGAACCTTCGGAAACTTCATCTGTAGGAAATACACTTTTACTAACCTTTGTTTTTGATTCAAAGTGCCGAGTGGAGACCGTGATGAAATCATTTGTTAGATCCTCTAACATCAATCCCTCAAGTTTTCCGGTTGTTTCATCGTAGAAGAATCCCATCGCGAAATGACCAGTCGGAAGCTTGATCGGGATTTTTAATTTCATTACCGAATCTGCATATCCTCCCTCATATTTAATTTTAATGAGCGGGGAAATCGGATTAAAGTCATCTCCAAACTTGTGGCTTTTAATCTGAGCTTGAGAAATGCTAAAATTTCTCATAGTCGTAAATGATTTTGAAGGGATTGTGATTTTCATCCCATTCAACGGATCGCCGGGTTTTGATACAGTGATTTCACCACCTCCAGTGCCGATTGATTGAGTGGTTATATCGACAAAATCGCCGACGTTTATTTTTTTATCATCTCCAGGAGTTACTGGGTTATCTGAAGGTTTTTTGCAGCTTGTAAGTAAGAGAAAGAGTGCAAACAGAGAGCCAAAGAAGACTTTCATTTTCAACTCCATTAATGTTATAAATAACAACACCTGCACAATAAAGGAAAGACTACACTGCAAACGTGGTTAAATTAAAAATGATTGTCAATAGCCAACAAGCAAAAAAAAGTAGAAATAAAAATTACTCGAACTTAGTGTGAAAATTAGATCCTGAAGAATTGTCTTAAACAATTTGTTTCAAAATCAAATTTCAAGGTCGCATAACTTCGTAGTCATTTTAAGATTACAGTTTCTTATATTTGTATTAAGAAATTCTTATTATTTATTGAAGTTTATCAGTCCTATCAAAAACATCCAGGAAAAAACATGAGCTTAAGTCAAATAGCAAAAAGCATTCATGGATCGCCTACCTTAGCTCTGAATGAGAAGGCAGCAATTTTGCGGGAGAAGGGAGATCCGGTTATTCATCTCGGCGGCGGAGAGCCAAAAAGCCGTGCACCACTCGATGCGGTTTTAGCTGCTGTTCAGAATCTAAACACCGGTGAGGTTCGTTATGTCCCACCTGATGGAATTCCTGCTTTGAAAAAAGCAATCATTCGATACACTGAGGAATTCTACAATCGAAAAGTTGCTCCTCAAAATATTATAGCATCAAGCGGTGCAAAACAGGCAATCATGGTAGCACTTCAAACAATATTAAATCCGCAAGAAGAAGTAATTTATCCAGCACCATACTGGGTTAGCTATCCGGATATGGCTCGGCTCTGCGGTGCAGTAGGCGTACCAGTTTACGCAGAAGATGGTTCTTTTTACCCAACAATAAAGGATATTGAGCAGCGTGTCGGTACATACACAAAAGCAATAATTTTAAATAGTCCAAACAATCCATCTGGCGCGATGTATCCGGAAGAATTCATTTCAGATGTAGTGCAGTTCTGTGAGAAGAAAGATATTTATCTAATCATGGATGATATTTATCATCGATTGATTTTCGATGGAAAAAAGCCTGTAAACTGTTTCAATTATGCAAAAGATTTTTCTGAAAATTCAAAGCTTATCGTAGTTAACGGTGTCTCGAAGCAATATGCGATGACCGGATTCAGAGTCGGTTGGGCAGTTGCAAGTAAAAAAATTGTTGAGGCGATGACGAACATTCAAGGACATCAAACCGGTGGTTCATCTGTTGTATTGCAGCTGGCAGCGGCTGGTGCGATCAATGGCGTTCAATCGAGTGTAGAGAATCTTCGCGTTGCACTTGAAAACAATCGAAATGTATTAATCAGTTTGCTCCGTTCATTCAACGGAGTGAAAGTTACAAATCCTGACGGTACATTTTACTCGTTTGCAGATTTCAGTTATTATGAGAAAAGTTCACAAAAACTTTCTGAATTTTTGATCGATAAAGTTCAAGTGCTTACAGTTCCCGGTGTAGAATTTGGAATGGAAGGATATTTGCGAGTTAGTTTCTGCGGAGCAATAAAAGATATTCAAGATGGAATCGAGAGAATGAAATGGGCACTTGATCCAAACGCACCGAATGAACTTTACATTGGCGATAGAAAATTAGTGAGGGATTGGTCATGAGTAAATATCTCGAATTCAACACACCCGCATCAAAACAAGCTCTGGAGCTTGCGTCTGATTTCAGATTGAAGAATCAAGGGCTGACTTTTCTCGACAGAGTATATTGGAATCTACCAGATGAAGCTCTCTATGAGGAAGCAATTTTCCGAAATGAAGGAAAGCTTGTTTTAAATGGACCCCTTTTAGTAAATACTGGAAAGCATACTGCACGAGCAGCTGCGGATAAATTTGTAGTTCGCGAAGAAAGCACCGAAGAAAAAATTTGGTGGGGTTCATACAATCGCCCGTTCAGCTCGGAAAAATTCAATCAGCTTTTTGCACGGCTTCAAGCTTGGGCACAGGGGGAAGAACTTTTTGTTCAGGATTGCTTTGCATGTGCCGATCCGGATTATCGATTGCCGGTCCGAATTGTAACTGAAAAAGCTTGGCACAGTCTGTTTGCACGAAACATGTTTTTAACAACTGTAAATCGTGATGAATTGAAAAAATTCGTTCCTGAATTCACTGTGATATCGGTTCCCGGGTTCAAAGTCGATCCTATTATCGACGGGACTCGCACGGAAACATCCATCATTCTAAATTTTGGTGCGAAGATGGCGATCATCGCAAATTCATTGTACGGCGGCGAGATTAAAAAATCAGTCTTCACTGTGCTGAATTTTCTTCTTACTTTTCAAGATGTACTTCCAATGCATTGCTCGGCGAATGTTGGGAAGAGTGGTGATGTCGCTCTGTTCTTCGGTTTAAGCGGTACAGGTAAAACAACTCTCTCAGCTGACCCAAATCGGCAATTGATCGGCGATGATGAGCATGGATGGAGTTCTCAAGGCGTTTTTAATTTTGAAGGCGGCTGTTATGCAAAAGTTATTCGGTTATCACCGGATCACGAACCTGAAATCTATGCATGCACCAGAAAATTCGGAACGATACTTGAGAATGTTGTTTATGATCCTATCTCAAGACAAATCGATTTAAACGACGATGCGATCACCGAAAATACACGTGCATCGTATCCAATTGAATTTATCCCAAATGTTGTTTCTGAAGGATATGTAAGAACTCACCCGAAAAATATTATTTTCTTAACCTGTGATGCATCAGGTGTGATGCCTCCGATTGCAAGATTAACTCCAGAACAAGCTCAATATCATTTTATCAGTGGATATACTTCTAAAATTGCTGGGACAGAGATCGGACTTGGAATCGAACCGCAAATCACATTCAGTGCATGTTTTGGTGCACCGTTCATGGTCCGTCATCCGTTTGAATATGCAGAAATGCTGAAGCAAAGAATGTTGAAGCACAATGCTACTGTTTGGCTGGTGAACACAGGATGGGTTGGCGGCAGATTTGGTGTCGGAAAAAGAATCAGCATTCGTCACACACGAAATCTGTTAAATGCCGCACTTGATGGAAAATTGGAGAAAGTAAAATATCGTAAAGATAAATTATTCGGATTTGAAGTTCCGGTAACTTGTCCCGATGTTCCGGACGATGTACTCGAACCGTCTAACTCATGGGGAAATAAAGATGAGTATTGGAAAAAATATGATGCATTAGTTGCTCGCTTTGTTGAGAACTTCAAATTGTTTGAGCAAGGATGTTCTCAGGATGTGAAAAATGCAGGACCGAAGAGATTAGTAAAAACATGAATTGTACAATTCACGAGTTTTAAGCTTTGTGACTCGATTCAAATTCGAGCTTGCAGTAAACTTTGAATATTTTGTTGTTTTGTTTGCATTTCGAGATGAGAAAACATATTTTTTAACGAGTGAAATATAAATTTGAATGGAACCAATCTAAGGCTGATTCAAATTTCGTTAAACATAGAGTTAGCTTTGAAGAATCTCTAACAGTTTTTGATGATCCTCTTGCTTTCATATTCGAAGATAAAAAGCATTCTATTATTGTGAAGAGAGAAATAATCATCGGTCATTCAAGTTCAGGGAGATTGTTAATTGTAGTCTTCAATGAACGTTCTAACAAAATTAGAATAATTAGTTCAAGACAAACTACAAAAAAGGAAAGAAGGAACTATGAAGAAAATATCTGAAAAAAAACAATCGTTCAAGAGATGGGTATGCTTGAGGAATATCATTTTAATTATAGTAAAGCAAAAAAAAATCCTTATGCTGGAAGATTAGAGAAAAAAGTTATTTCTTTAGATTCCGACGTGGCAGAGGTTTTTCCAGATTCTGATTCGGTAAATAAAGCTTTAAGAGCTATAATCTCTATCTATCCAAAAAAGAAATCGAAAAAAGTTTCGGCATGACATTCCATATTTCCGAGCTAGGAATTATCGAGACCCTAATGATAATTTTAGATCTTGACATAACCAGTATCTGAATGAATCCGATTGATTAAAAAATTCTTCTTATTCTTTCTAATTTTTCAATCTTTAAGTATTTCAATTTCCTACAGTCAATCTTTCCGACTTCAACGTCCTGTTGCGAACAATATACAAACTAACGGTTCGTATTTATATGGCGAACCACGATATGGGAATTCATCACTTGCGCATCTTGGAATCGATATTTCAATTAAGTACGATACTGTTCGTTCCGCATCTGAGGGTTTGGTTACATTTGTCGGTTACAATCCAGCCGACACGATTGGCGGTTATGAGCCGGGTGGTGCTGGTAATTATATTGTCGTGCGAACTTACTGGGAAGGAAAACTATTATATCTTTATTACATGCATCTTCAGCGGCCATTGCGAAGTGTGAATGATATTGTTTTTCCCGGAATGCCCTTAGCAATTTCAGGTAATACTGGAAACTCTACCGGTCCTCACTTACACTTTGAGCTAAGATTGAATACATCAAGTCCGAGCGGTTCACGAAATAGGCGCAATGCAGAATTGTGGTGCGCGATCAGCGGCATGGGTGCGATCTATGGGAAAGTTCCCGGGGCGGCAAACAATACTCGTGTGGATATTTCTCCTGATCCTAAACCTCGTCCGCCATACACAACTTTCAGCTATGCACTGACTTACAATTTCAACGATCCTGGAATTGGCAGCGATGATATTTATCAAGAGAATTATGCAATTGGAGATGTTAAACCTGGTGCGTACACAATCACAGCACTCGGTGGTGCGTACAGGCGAACAGTAACTGTCAGAGAAGGTGAACTGGTAAATGCAGATGCACCAACTGCTGTCGCAGAGGAAATACAAATAAAAGGATTTCACTTGTATCAAAATTATCCGAATCCGTTCAATGGGGGGACTTGGATTGAGTATTCAGTATCGAGTAGTGAGTACGTTACCCTTAAAGTTTATGATGTACTCGGAAAGGAAGTTGCCACACTTGTGAATGAAGTGAAAGAAGCTGGAATTCATAATTCTCAATTCTCCATTCTCAATTCTCCATTACCTTCAGGGGTCTATTTTTATCAGTTAAGAGCTGGAGATTTGATTGAGACCAAAAAAATGATTTTGCAAAAATGATTTTTATTAAATATTATACACTATGACAGACTACTCTTAATCTGCATCAAAAAATAGAATACAAACAAAATAGACGAGGTCACAATGAAAACCTTCTGTTCAAAACTGCTCTCTTCACTATTCTTGATTCTGTTCACTTCCGTAATACTCTTTTCACAATCCAATTCAGTTGAACTGCGCGATAGTTCAGGAACGCTGGTAGCATCTTTTTCCGATATTACGACTGCTTACGCGGCCATTCCTGCTACAGTAGCAGGTCCATATTTAATTGAGATTTTACCTGCTTATGATGGTTCAACTGAAACATTTCCAATTCAATTAGGATTGAAAAATGGAACAAGCTTAACAAACACAATTACAATTCGTCCTAAAGCAGGAAATACAGGAGAGATTATTTCTGGAAATTTAAATAATCCCGCCATAATTTTAGACGATGCAGATTTTGTGATCATTGATGGTCGTCCTGGTGGAGTTGGCAATCAAATCGATTTGAAAATTCAAAACTTATCCACAAGCACATCAGCACATACAATTCGATTAATAAATGGCGCTACTCATAATAAATTCCAATATTTACATCTCTATGGTGCATCAGCTTCAACTGCTGGTCCCAGAAATTTTGATTTCAGCACCTCAGCAAGTAATCCTACCGGCAATTCTGATAATCTAATTCAATTTTGTAAGCTCGAGGGGTCGAGGTCGGGTATTGGTTTCGCTGGCACCACAGCAAATCCAAATGCAAATAACGTAGTTCAAAATTGTAAAATATTTAATTGGGGTTATGCTGGGATATGGCTATCTTCGAATGTCCTCAATTTTACTCTGGAAGAATGCGAAGTTTATCACACTGTTGGTGTAAGCAATACATTAGTGAGTGGTGTAATTTCATCTACGAGTACTAATGGTATCGTTAATATCAAAAAAAATAAATTCTACGATTTCCTGTCAACTGCTACAACAGCAACATCAGTCAGGGCGTTAAATTTTACTCCAGCTACGGGATCAACGTTAAACATTGAGAATAATTTCTTTTCGTTGACTAAAGACCTTGCTAATGTCTCTCTCTATCATGGAATTCACATTCTTGGCTCTAATGCGCATACATCTAATATTTACTTTAATTCCATTCGAATTGGAGGGATACATACTGGAGGTACATCGGGGGCAGTCGTCTCCAGCGGCATCTTTAAAGCGAATTCAAATACGGCTACAATATTTAATTCTAAAAACAATATCTGTATTAACACACGTACAGGAGGTACTGGTGTTTATCACGTTGGAAATATGATCAGTAATGTAGATGGTGTATTAGACATAAATTATAACGCATATTATTCAAGCGGAAGTGCGAACAATTTTGCCGCTGGCTGGGGAACAACATTATACAATGTTTTAGCCGACTATCAGGCAGCAGCTACACCGCATGAGACAAATACAAAATTCAAAGATGTTAACTTCGTTTCAACGACAGATTTGCATCTAACCGGCAGTTCCATAGGTGATTCTGATCTATTTGGAACTCCAATTGCCGGAATTTTAACAGATATAGATAACGAGCCTCGAAGTGCAACCTCACCCTACAAAGGCGGCGACGAACCAATGACTAGCACCGTACCGATTGGATGGTGCAATTTGCAATGGCCTGGAAGCGGAAATATTAATCAAGGGGGGAACTTTGATGTTTACGCTCAAATCTGGATTGATAGCGTAACTCCTGGTCCTGGTCAAGCACCTGGAGTTCTTTCATGGATTGGATATAACACAACAAATACAAATCCAAATACTTGGACGAACTGGATTGCTGCAACTTATAATTCCGCTGGACCGACCGGAAACAATGATGAATATATGGCGAATATTGGTCCATCACTTGCACCAGGAACTTATTTTTATGCAAGCAGATTCCAATATCTTGGAGGTGCATACAAATATGGCGGATACAGCGCTGGCGGCGGTGGATTTTGGGACGGTTCAACTTATAATTCAGGAACTTTAACGATCGCATCTACAGCTATTAATGTTACCTTCAACACGAATCCGAACTGGAATATTGTTTCAGTACCCGTTACGACTACGCAAACCAACAAGGATAGTCTTTTCATTGGTAATGTTTCTGCTGCGTACTGGTTTGATGGAAGCAGCTATGTTACTCAGACAAGTTTAACAGGCGGAAAAGGTTATTGGCTGAAATTCGATTCACTCAAATCACACACAATCAATGGTATGGCTGTTCCAGGAAGAGACATCAATGTTATTTCCGGCTGGAATATGATTGGAACACATCATTTGAATGTTGCAGCTTCACTTGTGACTACTAATCCTCCGGGAATAATTGCTTCTAGCTTTTATGGATTTGATAATGGTTATTTTGTACCAACGACTCTTGATAAAGGGAAAGGGTATTGGGTAAAAACCTCGAGTACAGGAATTTTAACAATTCCGATCCCGGTTGCAAAATCTACTCCTCAAGAAGCATATTCAGAAACGATTGATCCAAAATGGGCTATGATTACAATCACCGACTCAAAAGGCGGAATCAAAACTATTTATTTAGGTGATGGAATTGCTTCAGACAAATATGAACTTCCACCAATTCCCCCTGCAGGCATATTTGATGCGAGATTTGCTTCTCAAAAATATGTGGAATCGAGTGGACTTCTTCAGCAAATCAATATTAACTCCGTGAATTATCCGATCGAAATTTTATTTAGTAATGTTTCAGGAAGAGAATTAAGAATAACTGATGGGATCGGTGGCTCGATCGATCGAAAAATATATGAAGGTGATCGGATAGTGATTTCCAATCCGGCAATTTCTACATTGAACATATCAAGTACTTCATTTCCAATTAGTTTTGGCTTGATGCAAAATTATCCAAATCCATTTAATCCGAGTACAGTTATATGCTATCAGCTCTCAGAAGGCAGTCATGTTAGTCTTAAAGTATATGATATATTGGGAAGGGAAGTTGCAACACTTGTCGATGAAGTAAAAGAAGCTGGTGTTTATAATTATCCATTCTCCACTATCAATTATCCTTTAAATTCAGGAGTTTACTTCTATAAGCTGCAAGCTGGTAAATTTATCGACATCAAGAAAATGCAATTAATTAAGTAAACTGTACAAATTATTTTTTGTCAAGAACTCCATCTCAAGTTTGGGATGGAGTTTTTTTTGATGCTGTAGCATTGTCTCGACTAGAAAGTTCATCCATTTAATTCATTTTAATTCATTGCATTTGCTCCTCAGTATATCTAATTTTGTAGCGAAACTATTGCCCATCGATGATGTGTCAAATCAAAAAATCAAATCTTGGAGATAAAAAATGAAAATTAAAAAAGAGGAAGCCCTTCAATACCATAGTACTGGTCGGAAGGGAAAGGTGGAGGTAATCCCAACAAAACCATGTCAAACACAAAGAGATCTATCATTAGCTTACACACCAGGCGTTGCTGAACCATGCCGAGACATTGCGAAAGATGATGAGTTAGTGTATGAATACACTGCTAAGGGGAATCTTGTCGCAGTTGTGAGTAACGGAACTGCTGTGCTTGGCTTGGGAGATATTGGTCCACACGCAGGCAAGCCTGTAATGGAAGGTAAGGGTGTATTATTCAAAAAGTTTGCAGACGTGGATGTTTTTGATATAGAGATCAAGACGAAAGATGTTCAGGAAGTTATTAAATGCGTTCAACTGCTCGAACCGACTTTCGGCGGAATTAATCTTGAAGATATTAAAGCTCCTGAGTGTTTTTACATCGAAGAAGAGTTGAAACGAACTATGAATATTCCTGTATTCCATGATGATCAGCATGGAACAGCAATTATCAGTGCAGCCGCACTTCTTAATGCATGTGAGCTCACAGGAAAAAAATTGGATAAGATTAGGGTTGTATTTAATGGAGCCGGAGCTTCTGCAAATGCTTGCGCACATCTCTATGTTCTTCTCGGTGTAAAGAAAGAAAACATCATCATGTGCGATACTAAGGGAGTCATCTATAAAGGCCGCACAGAGGGTATGAACGAATTTAAAGAAGTTTACACATCTGATACCAAAGCAAGGACTCTTGCCGAAGCATTTGTCGGTGCGGACGTCTTCGTAGGACTATCGGTTGGAAATTGTGTTACAAAAGATATGGTCAAATCGATGGCGAAGAATCCAATTGTTATGGCAATGGCAAATCCTGATCCAGAAATAATGTATGAAGATGCTGTGGCAGCTCGTGAAGATATTATTATGGCAACCGGCCGATCAGATTATCCAAATCAAGTTAATAATGTACTTGGATTTCCGTTTATCTTTCGCGGGGCACTTGATGTGCGGGCAAAAGCAATAAACGACGAAATGAAATTAGCTGCATCGCGTGCTTTAGCCAAACTGGCAAAAGAAGAAGTCCCCGAGTCAGTAGTCCGCGCATACGGAGGTGAGCCAATTGAATTTGGTAAAGAGTATATCATCCCAAAACCATTTGATCCGCGAGTATTGATTTATGTAGCACCTGCAGTTGCCAAAGCCGCTATCGATACTGGAGTAGCCAAAAAGAAAATTGAAGATTGGGATGAATATGAACAACAGCTTCTTCAACGGTTGGGAATCTCGAAGCAAATAATTCGTGTTGCCATTGATAAAGCTCAAGGCAAACCGCGAAGAATCGTCTTCCCGGAAGGGAATCAAGTAAAAATACTAAAGGCGAGTGAAATCCTTGTCGACGAAAAAATTGCTCATCCAATTCTGCTGGGGAATGTGGATGAAATCAAAAATCTTATAAAAGAAAACAATATTGATGATGAAGGATTTACGATCATCAATCCCCAAGAATCTGAAAACTTTGAAAGCTACATTGAGGAATTCTACAATCTACGCCAGAGAAAAGGTGTTACAAAGCTCGATGCAAAAGAAAAAATGAGAATTCGAAATTATTTCGGTTCAATGATGGTTCACATGGATCATGCTGACGGATTGATTTCCGGTTTATCATCGAGTTATCCGAACACAATTCGCCCTGCGTTGGAAATTATAAAAATGAAAACCGGTGTAAAAAGGGTCAGCGGTCTTTATATAATTTTAGTTAAAGATGATGCATACTTTTTCGCCGATACAACGGTGAATGTCGATCCAACTTCGGAAGAACTTGCAGACATTGCAATTCTTTCTGCAGAGACTGCGAAAAGATTTAACATTCAACCGCGCGTTGCGATGCTCTCATTTAGTAACTTTGGAAGTGCACCTTATCCGCAAAGTAAAAAAGTTGCGAAAGCTGTTGAAATTATTCGAACCAAATCGCCTGATCTGATTGTCGATGGTGAAATGCAAGCAGACACTGCAGTCTATCCTCCGATACTTCCGCAGGACTTTGCTTTTTCAAAGATGAAGAAACATGCAAACGTATTAGTATTTCCAAATCTTGATTCAGGAAATATTGCATATAAATTATTGTGGAGAATCGGCGGTGCAGAAGCAATTGGTCCGATTTTAATGGGAATGAGTAAACCTGTCCACGTTCTGCAGAGAGGATGCGATATAAATGACATTGTGAATATGGCAGCAATCGCTGTTGTCGAAGCAAATGAATTGAAAAAATAATTCAATTAAGAAAAGATTTAAGGATTGAAGGATTAAATAGCCCAGCTGATCGTAAGATTTGTTGGTTTTTTTTATGCTCTTAAATAATTAACTGAAGTACGGAGAATGGGCTTTTGTCATGTTGAGTCCCGAGTAATCGGGACGAAACATC includes these proteins:
- a CDS encoding aminotransferase class I/II-fold pyridoxal phosphate-dependent enzyme, with the translated sequence MSLSQIAKSIHGSPTLALNEKAAILREKGDPVIHLGGGEPKSRAPLDAVLAAVQNLNTGEVRYVPPDGIPALKKAIIRYTEEFYNRKVAPQNIIASSGAKQAIMVALQTILNPQEEVIYPAPYWVSYPDMARLCGAVGVPVYAEDGSFYPTIKDIEQRVGTYTKAIILNSPNNPSGAMYPEEFISDVVQFCEKKDIYLIMDDIYHRLIFDGKKPVNCFNYAKDFSENSKLIVVNGVSKQYAMTGFRVGWAVASKKIVEAMTNIQGHQTGGSSVVLQLAAAGAINGVQSSVENLRVALENNRNVLISLLRSFNGVKVTNPDGTFYSFADFSYYEKSSQKLSEFLIDKVQVLTVPGVEFGMEGYLRVSFCGAIKDIQDGIERMKWALDPNAPNELYIGDRKLVRDWS
- the pckA gene encoding phosphoenolpyruvate carboxykinase (ATP) encodes the protein MSKYLEFNTPASKQALELASDFRLKNQGLTFLDRVYWNLPDEALYEEAIFRNEGKLVLNGPLLVNTGKHTARAAADKFVVREESTEEKIWWGSYNRPFSSEKFNQLFARLQAWAQGEELFVQDCFACADPDYRLPVRIVTEKAWHSLFARNMFLTTVNRDELKKFVPEFTVISVPGFKVDPIIDGTRTETSIILNFGAKMAIIANSLYGGEIKKSVFTVLNFLLTFQDVLPMHCSANVGKSGDVALFFGLSGTGKTTLSADPNRQLIGDDEHGWSSQGVFNFEGGCYAKVIRLSPDHEPEIYACTRKFGTILENVVYDPISRQIDLNDDAITENTRASYPIEFIPNVVSEGYVRTHPKNIIFLTCDASGVMPPIARLTPEQAQYHFISGYTSKIAGTEIGLGIEPQITFSACFGAPFMVRHPFEYAEMLKQRMLKHNATVWLVNTGWVGGRFGVGKRISIRHTRNLLNAALDGKLEKVKYRKDKLFGFEVPVTCPDVPDDVLEPSNSWGNKDEYWKKYDALVARFVENFKLFEQGCSQDVKNAGPKRLVKT
- a CDS encoding BrnT family toxin, with the translated sequence MKYKFEWNQSKADSNFVKHRVSFEESLTVFDDPLAFIFEDKKHSIIVKREIIIGHSSSGRLLIVVFNERSNKIRIISSRQTTKKERRNYEENI
- a CDS encoding T9SS type A sorting domain-containing protein, producing the protein MIKKFFLFFLIFQSLSISISYSQSFRLQRPVANNIQTNGSYLYGEPRYGNSSLAHLGIDISIKYDTVRSASEGLVTFVGYNPADTIGGYEPGGAGNYIVVRTYWEGKLLYLYYMHLQRPLRSVNDIVFPGMPLAISGNTGNSTGPHLHFELRLNTSSPSGSRNRRNAELWCAISGMGAIYGKVPGAANNTRVDISPDPKPRPPYTTFSYALTYNFNDPGIGSDDIYQENYAIGDVKPGAYTITALGGAYRRTVTVREGELVNADAPTAVAEEIQIKGFHLYQNYPNPFNGGTWIEYSVSSSEYVTLKVYDVLGKEVATLVNEVKEAGIHNSQFSILNSPLPSGVYFYQLRAGDLIETKKMILQK
- a CDS encoding T9SS type A sorting domain-containing protein, with translation MKTFCSKLLSSLFLILFTSVILFSQSNSVELRDSSGTLVASFSDITTAYAAIPATVAGPYLIEILPAYDGSTETFPIQLGLKNGTSLTNTITIRPKAGNTGEIISGNLNNPAIILDDADFVIIDGRPGGVGNQIDLKIQNLSTSTSAHTIRLINGATHNKFQYLHLYGASASTAGPRNFDFSTSASNPTGNSDNLIQFCKLEGSRSGIGFAGTTANPNANNVVQNCKIFNWGYAGIWLSSNVLNFTLEECEVYHTVGVSNTLVSGVISSTSTNGIVNIKKNKFYDFLSTATTATSVRALNFTPATGSTLNIENNFFSLTKDLANVSLYHGIHILGSNAHTSNIYFNSIRIGGIHTGGTSGAVVSSGIFKANSNTATIFNSKNNICINTRTGGTGVYHVGNMISNVDGVLDINYNAYYSSGSANNFAAGWGTTLYNVLADYQAAATPHETNTKFKDVNFVSTTDLHLTGSSIGDSDLFGTPIAGILTDIDNEPRSATSPYKGGDEPMTSTVPIGWCNLQWPGSGNINQGGNFDVYAQIWIDSVTPGPGQAPGVLSWIGYNTTNTNPNTWTNWIAATYNSAGPTGNNDEYMANIGPSLAPGTYFYASRFQYLGGAYKYGGYSAGGGGFWDGSTYNSGTLTIASTAINVTFNTNPNWNIVSVPVTTTQTNKDSLFIGNVSAAYWFDGSSYVTQTSLTGGKGYWLKFDSLKSHTINGMAVPGRDINVISGWNMIGTHHLNVAASLVTTNPPGIIASSFYGFDNGYFVPTTLDKGKGYWVKTSSTGILTIPIPVAKSTPQEAYSETIDPKWAMITITDSKGGIKTIYLGDGIASDKYELPPIPPAGIFDARFASQKYVESSGLLQQININSVNYPIEILFSNVSGRELRITDGIGGSIDRKIYEGDRIVISNPAISTLNISSTSFPISFGLMQNYPNPFNPSTVICYQLSEGSHVSLKVYDILGREVATLVDEVKEAGVYNYPFSTINYPLNSGVYFYKLQAGKFIDIKKMQLIK
- the pta gene encoding phosphate acetyltransferase, producing MKIKKEEALQYHSTGRKGKVEVIPTKPCQTQRDLSLAYTPGVAEPCRDIAKDDELVYEYTAKGNLVAVVSNGTAVLGLGDIGPHAGKPVMEGKGVLFKKFADVDVFDIEIKTKDVQEVIKCVQLLEPTFGGINLEDIKAPECFYIEEELKRTMNIPVFHDDQHGTAIISAAALLNACELTGKKLDKIRVVFNGAGASANACAHLYVLLGVKKENIIMCDTKGVIYKGRTEGMNEFKEVYTSDTKARTLAEAFVGADVFVGLSVGNCVTKDMVKSMAKNPIVMAMANPDPEIMYEDAVAAREDIIMATGRSDYPNQVNNVLGFPFIFRGALDVRAKAINDEMKLAASRALAKLAKEEVPESVVRAYGGEPIEFGKEYIIPKPFDPRVLIYVAPAVAKAAIDTGVAKKKIEDWDEYEQQLLQRLGISKQIIRVAIDKAQGKPRRIVFPEGNQVKILKASEILVDEKIAHPILLGNVDEIKNLIKENNIDDEGFTIINPQESENFESYIEEFYNLRQRKGVTKLDAKEKMRIRNYFGSMMVHMDHADGLISGLSSSYPNTIRPALEIIKMKTGVKRVSGLYIILVKDDAYFFADTTVNVDPTSEELADIAILSAETAKRFNIQPRVAMLSFSNFGSAPYPQSKKVAKAVEIIRTKSPDLIVDGEMQADTAVYPPILPQDFAFSKMKKHANVLVFPNLDSGNIAYKLLWRIGGAEAIGPILMGMSKPVHVLQRGCDINDIVNMAAIAVVEANELKK